A genomic region of Barnesiella viscericola DSM 18177 contains the following coding sequences:
- a CDS encoding FAD-dependent oxidoreductase, which translates to MRGICLWCMMALLVLLASCKRGAEQVDICIYGGTSAGVIAAYTASMEGKKVLLIEPGTHLGGMTSGGLGYTDIGNKFVVTGLARDFYRRIGAHYGQFEQWVFEPSVAEKIFQEYIDRGHVEVLYSYRLHDVEKEGSRISQIVVENSDNPSPESYRRIGAKVFIDCSYEGDLMAKAGVSYAVGREDNSLYGETYNGVQLMNGHQFWDPIDPYVIPGDSTSGLIWGVSDHKLLPAGSGDKKVQAYNFRVCLTDNPENMIPITRPDNYDSTRYELVLRLHAVSPRKSVYDYFIWSRMPNSKTDINNGGGISTDMIGMNWDYPEADYDRRAEIWKAHEDYTKGLFYFLGHDERVPRFMRDEMLKWGYPKDEYVDNGHWTHQLYVREARRMVGELVMTEYHCVGREVVDDVIGWAAYTMDSHNCDRLVVDGVVKNEGNVEIGGFPPYPISYRALVPKRQEVTNLLVPVCLSASHIAYGSIRMEPVFMVLGQSAAVAASLSIDQGVDVQDVDVARIQEILKTDPLADGSTPEILVDNDDTTAVEVRGDWTLAHDTYRGYGLNFYVDNSKGDTLKTIRYTPEIQAPGSYKVYAFFPQLRESTTHTPVTVYTGADTVQVQVHKDDVKVVGQTGGEWVSVGEYTLPRGREAYVEISNLGTDNTVAADAVLFLPQEK; encoded by the coding sequence ATGAGAGGAATATGTTTGTGGTGCATGATGGCCCTGCTGGTGCTGTTGGCCAGTTGTAAAAGAGGAGCCGAGCAGGTGGATATTTGCATATATGGCGGTACCTCGGCTGGGGTTATTGCCGCCTATACCGCCTCGATGGAGGGGAAGAAGGTGCTGTTGATAGAACCCGGTACCCATTTGGGGGGAATGACCTCGGGGGGACTGGGTTATACCGATATTGGCAATAAATTTGTCGTGACCGGTCTGGCCCGGGATTTTTACCGCCGGATAGGTGCCCATTACGGACAGTTTGAACAATGGGTTTTTGAGCCGTCGGTCGCCGAGAAAATCTTTCAGGAGTATATCGATCGGGGGCATGTCGAGGTGTTGTATTCCTATCGATTGCACGACGTTGAGAAGGAGGGGAGTCGCATTTCGCAGATTGTCGTAGAAAATTCGGACAATCCCTCGCCCGAGAGCTATCGGCGAATAGGGGCCAAGGTCTTTATCGATTGCTCCTACGAGGGTGATCTCATGGCCAAGGCCGGGGTCTCTTATGCCGTGGGGCGGGAGGATAACTCGCTGTATGGCGAGACCTATAATGGTGTGCAACTGATGAATGGACACCAGTTTTGGGACCCCATAGACCCCTATGTCATTCCGGGCGATTCGACCAGTGGTCTCATCTGGGGTGTGAGCGACCATAAGCTGCTCCCTGCCGGCTCGGGCGACAAGAAGGTACAGGCTTATAACTTCCGGGTCTGCCTGACCGATAATCCTGAAAACATGATTCCCATCACTCGTCCCGACAATTACGATTCCACCCGATACGAGCTGGTGCTGCGGCTGCATGCCGTGTCGCCCCGAAAATCGGTCTATGACTATTTCATCTGGAGCCGTATGCCCAACTCCAAAACCGATATCAACAATGGCGGCGGAATCTCGACCGACATGATAGGCATGAACTGGGACTATCCCGAAGCCGACTACGACCGGCGGGCCGAAATCTGGAAAGCGCATGAAGATTATACCAAGGGGCTGTTCTATTTCCTGGGTCACGATGAGCGTGTGCCCCGGTTCATGCGCGACGAGATGTTGAAGTGGGGCTATCCCAAAGACGAGTATGTCGATAACGGCCATTGGACGCATCAGCTCTATGTGCGGGAGGCGCGTCGCATGGTCGGTGAGTTGGTCATGACCGAGTATCACTGTGTGGGTCGCGAGGTGGTCGACGATGTGATCGGGTGGGCTGCCTACACGATGGACTCGCATAACTGTGACCGACTGGTGGTCGACGGGGTGGTCAAGAACGAGGGGAATGTTGAGATAGGCGGTTTCCCGCCCTATCCCATCTCCTACCGGGCTCTTGTGCCCAAGCGGCAAGAGGTGACCAACCTGTTGGTGCCGGTATGCTTGTCGGCCTCGCACATAGCCTATGGGTCGATTCGCATGGAGCCGGTCTTCATGGTGTTGGGCCAGTCGGCCGCCGTGGCTGCGAGTCTGTCGATTGACCAGGGTGTCGACGTGCAAGATGTCGATGTGGCCCGGATACAGGAAATCCTGAAAACCGACCCGCTGGCCGATGGTTCGACTCCCGAGATTCTGGTCGACAACGACGACACTACCGCCGTCGAAGTACGGGGCGACTGGACCTTGGCCCACGATACCTACCGGGGATATGGCTTGAATTTTTATGTCGACAACTCCAAAGGCGATACCCTCAAAACCATCAGGTATACGCCCGAGATTCAGGCCCCCGGCTCGTATAAGGTCTATGCCTTCTTCCCCCAGTTGAGGGAGTCTACGACACATACGCCCGTGACCGTTTATACCGGTGCCGATACGGTGCAGGTGCAAGTGCATAAGGACGATGTAAAGGTCGTGGGACAGACCGGTGGCGAGTGGGTGAGCGTGGGCGAATACACGCTGCCTCGCGGGCGTGAGGCTTATGTCGAGATTTCCAACCTGGGAACCGACAATACCGTGGCGGCCGATGCCGTTCTGTTTTTGCCGCAGGAAAAGTAG
- a CDS encoding DUF695 domain-containing protein — MQASNEWFVADAENEGKPLIVRGRLFLDTPRQSGRFATRIALVWQYKGDSKGMPTDKETQGLDLLNEQLRQALEADEVAVLTAIFIGNRTARYEYYGTSAEAFGQVVEQTFAAYPPLPVQIGAESDPQWSRYIEMIEQFAIQS; from the coding sequence ATGCAAGCCAGCAACGAATGGTTCGTAGCCGACGCCGAGAACGAGGGCAAGCCCCTCATCGTGCGGGGACGGCTTTTCCTCGACACCCCGCGGCAGTCGGGGCGCTTTGCCACCCGTATTGCCCTCGTGTGGCAATACAAGGGCGACTCGAAGGGTATGCCCACCGACAAGGAGACTCAGGGGCTCGACCTGCTCAACGAACAGCTGCGCCAGGCACTCGAAGCCGACGAGGTGGCGGTTCTCACGGCCATCTTCATCGGCAACCGGACGGCCCGATACGAATACTACGGGACCTCGGCCGAAGCCTTCGGGCAGGTGGTCGAACAGACCTTTGCCGCCTATCCGCCCCTGCCCGTACAGATAGGGGCCGAAAGCGACCCCCAGTGGAGCCGCTATATCGAGATGATTGAACAATTTGCCATACAGTCATGA
- a CDS encoding dihydrofolate reductase — translation MMKNPIALIAAVADNGAIGRNQQLLCHLPNDLKHFKTLTSGHTVVMGRRTFESLPKGALPNRRNIVLTHNPDLAWPGVTVVHNLDELTAQSPDDLIFIIGGATLYNETIDRADTLYITHIHHTFADADTFFPPIDESRWIKEEVQEMPADERHAYPYTFVTYRRKP, via the coding sequence ATGATGAAGAACCCCATCGCACTCATTGCCGCCGTGGCCGACAACGGGGCCATAGGCCGCAACCAGCAGTTGCTGTGCCACCTGCCCAACGACCTGAAACATTTCAAGACCCTCACCTCGGGGCACACCGTGGTGATGGGACGTCGCACCTTCGAGTCGCTGCCCAAGGGGGCCCTGCCCAACCGGCGGAACATCGTGCTCACCCACAACCCCGACCTTGCCTGGCCAGGGGTCACGGTAGTGCACAACCTCGACGAGCTGACGGCCCAGTCGCCCGACGACCTCATCTTCATCATCGGCGGAGCCACCCTCTACAACGAGACCATCGATCGGGCCGACACCCTCTACATCACCCACATACACCACACCTTTGCCGATGCCGACACCTTCTTCCCTCCCATCGACGAATCCCGCTGGATAAAAGAAGAGGTGCAGGAGATGCCGGCCGACGAGCGGCACGCCTACCCCTACACCTTTGTTACCTACCGGCGCAAGCCATAA
- a CDS encoding glutamate-5-semialdehyde dehydrogenase: protein MTTDLSHILDLARVAANKLNLIDDATIARVLCAVADEADRQTDYLLQENRRDLERMDPNDPRYDRLMLTSERLAGITADMRRVASLPSPLGCTLASFDRPNGMHIDKVSVPFGVIGIIYEARPNVTFDVFSLCLKSGNVCILKGGHDAACSNQALMNIINKVLISHGIDSNTAVLLPNDHHVTDQLLTAVGKVDLVIPRGSSRLINYVREHALVPVIETGAGICHTYFDEYGDLAMGRNIVCNAKTRRVSVCNALDCLIVHEKRLPDLPALCEPLAGKQVIIYADPQAYEALSGHYPDDLLQPATDQSFGTEFLDYKMAVKTVASFDEALDHIARYSSKHSECIVTDNEEHKRQFTRRVDAACVYTNVSTAFTDGGQFGFGAEIGISTQKLHARGPMALPELTTYKYIISGNGQTRQ from the coding sequence ATGACTACCGACCTGTCACACATTCTCGACCTTGCCCGGGTGGCAGCCAACAAGTTGAACCTTATCGACGACGCCACGATAGCCCGCGTGCTCTGTGCCGTGGCCGACGAGGCAGACCGGCAGACCGACTACCTCTTGCAGGAGAACCGCCGCGACCTGGAACGCATGGACCCGAACGACCCTCGGTATGACCGGCTGATGCTTACCTCGGAGCGTCTGGCCGGCATCACGGCCGACATGCGACGCGTCGCCTCACTGCCCTCGCCGCTGGGATGCACACTGGCCTCGTTCGACCGCCCCAACGGCATGCACATCGACAAGGTATCGGTACCATTCGGAGTCATTGGAATCATCTACGAGGCACGACCCAACGTGACGTTCGACGTCTTCTCGCTCTGCCTGAAATCGGGCAACGTCTGCATCTTGAAGGGCGGGCACGATGCCGCCTGCTCCAACCAGGCACTTATGAACATTATCAACAAGGTGTTGATAAGTCATGGAATCGACTCGAACACAGCGGTTTTACTACCCAACGACCACCACGTTACCGACCAGTTGTTAACAGCCGTGGGAAAGGTCGACCTGGTGATTCCCCGGGGAAGCAGCCGCCTCATCAACTACGTGCGCGAACATGCTCTCGTGCCGGTCATCGAAACCGGGGCGGGGATATGCCACACCTATTTCGACGAATATGGCGACCTGGCCATGGGACGCAACATCGTGTGCAATGCCAAAACCCGTCGGGTGAGCGTGTGCAATGCCCTCGATTGCCTCATCGTCCACGAAAAGCGGCTGCCCGACCTGCCCGCCCTCTGCGAGCCGCTGGCCGGGAAACAGGTCATCATCTATGCCGACCCGCAAGCCTACGAGGCACTGTCGGGGCACTACCCCGACGACTTGCTGCAACCGGCGACCGACCAGAGTTTCGGCACCGAATTTCTCGACTACAAGATGGCCGTGAAGACGGTAGCCTCGTTTGACGAGGCGCTGGACCACATAGCCCGCTACTCGTCGAAACACAGCGAGTGCATCGTGACCGACAACGAGGAACACAAGCGACAATTTACCCGCCGGGTCGACGCCGCCTGCGTCTACACCAACGTCTCCACGGCATTCACCGACGGAGGCCAGTTCGGCTTCGGCGCCGAAATCGGCATCAGCACCCAGAAACTCCACGCCCGGGGGCCCATGGCTCTGCCCGAGCTGACCACTTATAAATATATCATTTCCGGCAACGGACAAACCCGTCAATAG
- the proB gene encoding glutamate 5-kinase has translation MSYNRKRIAVKIGSNVLTRRDGSLDITRMSALTDQIADLHKAGLDVIVVSSGAVASGRSELHIDRKLDAVSARQLFSAVGQAKLINRYYELFREHHIACGQVLTTKENFSTRRQYLTQKQCMEVMLENRVIPIVNENDTISVTELMFTDNDELSGLISAMMDVETLVILSNIDGIYNGVPGEAGTRVITEIHPGQELSQYIQSGKSSFGRGGMLTKCHIARKVADEGIEVVIANGKRENILPRLLCAGSTEVCTRFVPSPTPISSIKRWIAHSEGFAKGRLYLNAGAVEAIHSQPAASILPIGVTRIEGDFERDDIVRIVDAEGHAIGVGRVSFDSESARQLIGKQGARPLVHCDYLYLEQL, from the coding sequence ATGAGTTACAACCGCAAACGCATAGCCGTGAAGATAGGGAGCAACGTGCTCACCCGACGCGACGGGTCGCTCGACATCACCCGCATGTCGGCCCTCACCGACCAGATTGCCGACCTGCACAAGGCCGGGCTCGACGTGATTGTGGTCTCGTCGGGGGCGGTGGCCTCGGGTCGCAGCGAGCTGCACATCGACCGCAAGCTCGATGCGGTATCGGCCCGCCAGCTCTTCTCGGCCGTGGGACAAGCCAAACTCATCAACCGCTACTACGAGCTCTTCCGCGAGCACCACATCGCCTGTGGACAGGTGCTCACCACCAAGGAGAACTTCTCCACCCGCCGGCAGTACCTCACCCAGAAACAGTGCATGGAGGTGATGCTCGAAAACCGGGTGATTCCCATCGTCAACGAGAACGACACCATCTCGGTGACCGAGCTCATGTTTACCGACAACGACGAACTCTCGGGACTCATCTCGGCCATGATGGACGTCGAGACGCTGGTCATTCTCAGCAACATCGACGGCATCTACAACGGGGTGCCGGGCGAAGCGGGCACGCGGGTCATCACCGAGATACACCCTGGACAGGAGTTGTCGCAATATATCCAGTCGGGCAAATCGTCGTTCGGCCGGGGCGGCATGCTCACCAAATGCCATATCGCCCGCAAGGTGGCCGACGAAGGTATCGAGGTTGTCATCGCCAACGGCAAGCGCGAGAACATTCTGCCCCGCCTGCTCTGTGCCGGGAGCACCGAGGTATGCACGCGGTTCGTCCCCTCGCCGACCCCCATATCGAGCATCAAGCGGTGGATTGCCCACTCCGAGGGGTTTGCCAAGGGGCGGCTCTACCTAAACGCCGGAGCCGTCGAGGCCATTCACTCGCAGCCGGCCGCCAGCATCCTGCCCATCGGGGTCACCCGTATCGAAGGCGATTTCGAGCGTGACGACATCGTGCGCATTGTCGATGCCGAAGGGCACGCCATCGGGGTGGGAAGGGTATCGTTCGACAGCGAGTCGGCCCGTCAGCTCATCGGCAAACAGGGAGCACGCCCGTTAGTCCATTGCGATTATCTCTATCTCGAACAACTTTAA
- a CDS encoding AMP-binding protein, translating into MLERFLDKTSFSSQEDFMQNFKVKVPENFNFGYDVVDEWARIAPDKQALLWTNDRGERIDFTFADIKRESDKTAAYFQSLGIGHGDMVMLILKRRFEFWFSIIALHKLGAVCIPATHLLTEKDIIYRCNAADIKAIVACGDEIVLGHINRARPESPSLQHCISIGPIVPEGWDDFHRGIESAAPFVRPEHPNSNDDISLLYFTSGTTGEPKMVAHDFTYPLGHIITGSFWHNLHEGSLHLTLADTGWGKAVWGKLYGQWIAGANVFVYDFEKFKPADVLDMIHNYHITSFCAPPTVFRFLIREDLSKYDLSSLQYCTIAGEALNPKVYEEWLRLTGIKLMEGFGQTETTLTIATYPWVEPKPGSMGIRNPQYDIDLLTADGRSAEEGEQGQIVIRTDHGKPLGLFKEYYRDPEKTREAYHDNIYYTGDVAWRDEDGYFWFVGRADDVIKSSGYRIGPFEVESALMTHPAVVECAVTGVPDEIRGQLVKATIVLSAAYKEKAGEALIKEIQDHVKRVTAPYKYPRVIEFVDELPKTISGKIRRVEIRDKDNKSSK; encoded by the coding sequence ATGTTAGAACGCTTTTTGGATAAGACCTCTTTCTCCTCGCAGGAAGACTTCATGCAGAATTTCAAGGTAAAGGTGCCCGAGAATTTCAACTTCGGGTATGACGTCGTAGACGAATGGGCCCGCATTGCGCCCGACAAACAGGCTCTGCTCTGGACCAACGACCGGGGCGAGCGCATCGACTTCACCTTTGCCGACATCAAACGCGAGAGCGACAAGACGGCCGCCTATTTCCAGTCGCTGGGCATCGGCCACGGCGACATGGTAATGCTCATACTCAAACGCCGCTTTGAGTTCTGGTTCTCGATTATCGCCCTCCACAAGCTGGGTGCAGTGTGTATCCCCGCCACTCACCTGCTGACCGAAAAGGATATCATCTACCGTTGCAACGCCGCCGACATCAAGGCCATCGTGGCGTGCGGCGACGAGATCGTGCTCGGCCACATCAACCGCGCCCGTCCCGAGTCGCCCTCGCTGCAACACTGCATCTCGATAGGCCCCATCGTGCCCGAGGGGTGGGACGATTTCCATCGCGGCATCGAATCGGCCGCCCCCTTCGTGCGTCCCGAACACCCCAACAGCAACGACGACATCTCGCTGCTCTACTTCACCTCGGGAACGACCGGCGAGCCCAAGATGGTGGCCCACGACTTCACCTACCCGCTGGGACATATCATCACCGGCTCCTTCTGGCACAACCTGCACGAAGGCAGCCTGCACCTCACCCTGGCCGACACCGGTTGGGGCAAGGCGGTGTGGGGCAAGCTCTACGGACAGTGGATTGCCGGAGCCAACGTCTTTGTCTACGACTTCGAGAAGTTCAAACCGGCCGACGTGCTCGACATGATACACAACTACCACATCACCTCGTTCTGCGCGCCGCCCACCGTCTTCCGCTTCCTCATTCGCGAAGACCTGTCCAAATACGACCTCTCGTCGCTGCAATACTGCACCATCGCCGGCGAAGCGCTCAACCCCAAGGTCTATGAAGAGTGGCTGCGCCTCACGGGCATCAAACTGATGGAGGGATTCGGCCAGACCGAGACTACCCTCACCATCGCCACCTATCCCTGGGTAGAACCCAAACCGGGCTCAATGGGCATACGCAACCCGCAATACGACATCGACCTGCTCACGGCCGACGGCCGCTCGGCCGAGGAGGGCGAACAGGGACAAATCGTCATTCGCACCGACCACGGCAAACCGCTGGGCCTCTTCAAGGAGTACTACCGCGACCCCGAGAAGACCCGCGAAGCCTACCACGACAACATCTACTACACGGGCGATGTGGCCTGGCGCGACGAAGACGGCTACTTCTGGTTCGTAGGCCGGGCCGACGACGTAATCAAGTCGTCGGGCTACCGCATCGGCCCGTTCGAGGTAGAGAGTGCCCTGATGACTCACCCGGCTGTCGTCGAGTGTGCCGTCACCGGGGTACCCGACGAGATACGGGGCCAGTTGGTCAAAGCCACCATCGTACTCTCGGCTGCCTACAAGGAGAAGGCCGGCGAGGCGCTCATCAAGGAGATTCAGGACCACGTAAAACGGGTTACCGCCCCCTACAAATATCCGCGTGTCATCGAGTTTGTCGACGAGCTGCCCAAGACCATCAGCGGCAAGATTCGCCGGGTAGAGATACGCGACAAGGACAACAAGAGCAGCAAGTAA
- a CDS encoding PepSY-like domain-containing protein has product MKKILWSFLVLVGLVALSSCDDDKQVDFKTLPASIQEFVGTYFADVKVIKSEKDDEEPRYKVWLSNGFELKFYKDGGWQEVDGNWQVLPSALQMGILPGNLLTYTATEYPDAGIVEAARYSWGYQVELNTAPAIELHFNNDGEITMTDRR; this is encoded by the coding sequence ATGAAGAAAATTTTGTGGAGTTTCCTTGTATTGGTAGGGCTTGTTGCCCTGAGTTCGTGTGACGATGACAAGCAAGTGGATTTCAAAACTTTGCCGGCTTCAATACAGGAGTTTGTCGGTACCTATTTTGCCGATGTGAAGGTGATTAAGTCTGAGAAAGATGATGAGGAGCCTCGTTACAAGGTGTGGTTGAGCAACGGATTTGAGTTGAAATTCTACAAAGATGGAGGTTGGCAAGAGGTCGATGGTAACTGGCAAGTGTTGCCGTCGGCATTGCAGATGGGGATATTGCCTGGCAATCTGCTCACTTATACGGCTACGGAGTATCCCGATGCCGGTATCGTAGAGGCGGCACGTTATAGCTGGGGTTATCAAGTGGAACTGAACACGGCTCCTGCTATTGAATTGCATTTCAACAACGACGGAGAAATCACAATGACCGATCGCCGTTAA
- a CDS encoding DUF6359 domain-containing protein, protein MKQLLPLILLIAHILPIMAGDGSSAQSPLTVTQALARKNDHKSYYVSGYIVGEYRDYSNNKHFYYLAPPFDGTSAYLIADDVDEIDLNRMMPVQIKDYVDNYNLDENPQYWHKRLTVKGTLTDYFTLPGIKNLTDWIAPAEPLDDEARYWNFYETFETKKAYTPDGSQMYSGGTYASAETCLWKFVGATYGNSSNDMKWDNAAAHLRLTESTSGEPGYICMLADKTDGIGYLRLWAARYKEDKGSASFGIFLSNDQGKSWEAIQTDVAIEKELTEYQFKIMRPGTWRVKIAKTDNSANGIDIDNIHISDYYTPSAVVAAPAEIPVRLWSAPGALCFEASQPADIRIYTLAGVLVNEQHIAGHGSLPLPAGFYLVSTPTTQVKIIVRE, encoded by the coding sequence ATGAAACAACTGCTACCCCTTATCCTGCTAATCGCTCATATCCTCCCGATTATGGCTGGTGACGGAAGTTCGGCCCAATCGCCCCTCACCGTAACGCAGGCCCTCGCCAGGAAAAACGACCATAAAAGCTACTACGTGAGCGGATACATCGTAGGCGAATACCGAGACTACTCCAACAACAAGCATTTCTACTACCTGGCTCCGCCATTCGACGGCACATCGGCCTACCTCATTGCAGATGATGTAGACGAAATAGACCTGAACCGAATGATGCCTGTACAGATAAAAGACTATGTCGACAACTACAACCTCGATGAAAATCCACAATACTGGCACAAACGGCTTACCGTCAAAGGGACACTTACCGACTATTTCACTCTGCCTGGCATCAAGAACCTCACTGACTGGATTGCCCCGGCCGAACCACTCGATGACGAAGCGCGCTATTGGAACTTCTATGAAACCTTCGAGACCAAAAAGGCCTACACGCCCGACGGCTCCCAAATGTACAGCGGAGGTACCTATGCCAGTGCCGAGACCTGCCTGTGGAAATTTGTGGGTGCCACCTACGGCAACAGTTCCAACGATATGAAGTGGGACAATGCAGCTGCCCACCTGCGCCTCACCGAATCGACCAGCGGCGAGCCGGGCTACATCTGCATGCTCGCCGACAAGACCGACGGAATAGGCTACCTGCGTCTGTGGGCAGCCCGCTACAAAGAGGACAAAGGATCTGCTTCGTTTGGCATCTTCCTCTCCAACGACCAAGGTAAAAGTTGGGAAGCCATACAAACAGATGTTGCCATCGAAAAAGAGTTGACCGAATACCAGTTCAAGATCATGCGTCCCGGCACTTGGCGCGTCAAGATTGCCAAGACCGACAATTCGGCCAACGGTATAGACATCGACAATATCCATATCAGCGACTACTACACCCCATCGGCCGTTGTCGCTGCCCCGGCCGAAATTCCCGTTCGCCTGTGGAGCGCCCCGGGAGCCCTCTGTTTCGAGGCCTCACAACCTGCCGATATCCGCATCTATACCCTTGCCGGAGTTCTTGTGAACGAACAGCACATTGCCGGCCACGGCTCCCTGCCCCTCCCCGCAGGCTTTTACCTGGTATCTACACCGACTACCCAAGTAAAAATCATCGTACGAGAATGA
- a CDS encoding thymidylate synthase: protein MKQYLDLLQHVLDHGVLKEDRTGTGTHSVFGYQMRFDLHDGFPLLTTKKLHLKSIIYELLWFLKGDTNVKYLQEHGVRIWNEWADANGDLGHIYGYQWRSWPDYNGGHIDQITEAIETIKHNPDSRRIIVSAWNVADLPQMNLPPCHAFFQFYVADGKLSLQLYQRSADIFLGVPFNIASYALLLLMVAQVTGLEAGEFVHTLGDAHIYNNHLEQVREQLTREPRPLPKMKLNPEVKNIFDFQYEDFELTDYNPHPHIAGKVAV from the coding sequence ATGAAACAATATCTCGACCTGCTGCAACATGTGCTCGACCACGGCGTCCTCAAAGAGGACCGCACGGGCACGGGTACCCATAGCGTGTTCGGCTATCAAATGCGATTCGACCTGCACGACGGGTTCCCCCTGCTCACCACCAAGAAGCTGCACCTCAAATCGATTATCTACGAACTGCTGTGGTTTCTCAAAGGCGATACCAATGTGAAATATCTGCAAGAGCACGGCGTACGCATCTGGAACGAATGGGCCGACGCAAACGGCGACCTGGGCCATATCTACGGCTACCAATGGCGCTCCTGGCCCGACTATAACGGCGGCCACATCGACCAGATAACCGAGGCCATCGAGACCATCAAGCACAACCCCGACTCGCGCCGCATCATCGTGAGCGCCTGGAACGTGGCCGACCTGCCTCAGATGAATCTCCCCCCCTGCCACGCCTTCTTCCAGTTCTACGTGGCCGACGGCAAACTGAGCCTGCAACTCTACCAGCGCAGCGCCGACATCTTCCTGGGCGTGCCCTTCAACATCGCCTCGTATGCCCTGCTGCTGCTCATGGTAGCCCAGGTCACCGGGCTCGAAGCCGGCGAGTTCGTCCACACCCTGGGCGATGCCCATATCTACAACAACCACCTGGAACAGGTGCGCGAACAGCTCACCCGCGAACCACGACCACTCCCCAAGATGAAGCTGAACCCCGAGGTAAAAAACATCTTCGACTTCCAGTACGAAGACTTTGAACTGACCGATTATAATCCACACCCCCACATTGCCGGGAAAGTAGCCGTATGA
- a CDS encoding N-acetylornithine carbamoyltransferase, producing MRHFTNVHDIGDLKTAVREALEVKANRFAYKRLGENRTLMMIFFNSSLRTRLSTQKAAMNLGMNVMVLDVNQGAWKLETERGVVMDGDKPEHLLEAIPVMGCYCDVIGVRSFARFESKSDDYEEKILNQFIQYSGRPVFSMEAATRHPLQSFADLITIEEHKLTARPKVVLTWAPHPKALPQAVPNSFAEWMNETDYDFVITHPEGYELDPRFVGRARVEYDQRKAFEGADFIYAKNWAAYADPHYGEVLSTDRSWTVDSEKMALTNHAFFMHCLPVRRNMIVTDDVIESPQSLVIPEAANREISAQVVLKRILESL from the coding sequence ATGAGACACTTTACCAACGTACACGACATAGGCGACCTGAAAACGGCCGTCCGCGAAGCCCTCGAAGTCAAAGCCAACCGCTTTGCCTACAAACGGCTGGGTGAGAACCGCACCCTCATGATGATCTTCTTCAATTCGAGCCTGCGCACCCGCCTAAGCACCCAAAAGGCGGCGATGAACCTGGGCATGAACGTGATGGTGCTCGACGTGAATCAGGGAGCCTGGAAGCTCGAAACCGAACGCGGGGTAGTGATGGACGGCGACAAGCCCGAGCATCTGCTCGAAGCCATTCCCGTGATGGGCTGCTACTGCGACGTGATAGGCGTACGCTCCTTTGCCCGCTTCGAGAGCAAGAGCGACGACTACGAAGAGAAAATCCTCAACCAGTTTATCCAATACTCGGGACGCCCCGTGTTCAGCATGGAGGCGGCTACCCGCCACCCCTTGCAGAGCTTTGCCGACCTCATCACCATCGAGGAGCACAAGCTGACGGCGCGCCCCAAAGTGGTGCTCACCTGGGCACCACACCCCAAGGCCTTGCCGCAGGCGGTACCCAACTCGTTTGCCGAGTGGATGAACGAGACCGACTACGATTTCGTCATCACCCACCCCGAAGGGTATGAACTCGACCCGCGCTTCGTGGGACGGGCCCGGGTGGAGTATGACCAGCGCAAAGCCTTCGAAGGGGCCGATTTCATCTATGCCAAGAACTGGGCCGCCTATGCCGACCCGCACTACGGCGAGGTGCTGAGTACCGACCGCAGCTGGACGGTCGACAGCGAGAAGATGGCCCTGACCAACCACGCCTTCTTCATGCACTGCCTGCCGGTACGGCGCAACATGATTGTGACCGACGACGTCATCGAGAGTCCCCAGTCGCTGGTTATCCCCGAGGCGGCCAACCGGGAAATATCGGCCCAAGTGGTCTTAAAACGCATTCTCGAATCTCTATAA